The genomic window GTAATATGTTCGATTGGATAAAAGGTGTCAGGTTCTGTTTCCAGATCATAGGATGGAGTTGTGGCTCCAAGTGTAAAGGTTCCTGTATATTCTTTTTCCTTTGCCTGGTGTTGGTCAATCTGTTTTGTCATTTTACCCGTGCAAATTATAAGCAAACCTGTAGCCAAGGGGTCCAAAGTTCCGGCATGGCCAACTTTTAAATTATGCAAACCCAATTGTTTTTGCAGCATGTAACGGATCTTATTAACAGCATCAAAGGAAGTCCAAGTTAAAGGTTTATTAATCAAAAGAAGTTCTCCTTTTACAAAATCGAATTCTGTTCTCTTTTTCATTTATCTTTTTACTTAATAAATATTTTCAGTGGTTTTTTAAAGTTTTATTCCAGTATAAATTGCAAAAACCAGGAAAACAATACCAATTACAATCCTGTAATAGCCAAAATGCTTAAAGCCATATTTTGTAAGTAAGGCAACAAATGCTTTTACGGCAATAATAGCACACACAAAAGCAACCGCAGCTCCTACAAACATTAAATTCCATTGATGTGAAGTCATTTGAAAACCCGTTTTAAACAAATCATATCCTGTTGCTGCAAACATGGTTGGTATTGCAAGTAGAAATGAAAATTCTGCAGCCTGTTTACGATTAAAACCAGCAGAAACGCCACCAAAAATTGTTGCAGCAGACCTGGAAACACCAGGAATCATAGCAAGGCATTGAAAAAAGCCAATTTGAACTGCACCCTTATAAGAAACTGCATCAGTATCGGTATATAAGGATTCTTCCTTATCAGACCATTTGTCCAGTAAAACAAGCAAAATCCCCCCCGCAATAAGAGCAATGCTAACAACGATGGAATTAAACAAGTATGCTTTTATGAATTTATAAGCCAATAAACCAATGATTGCAGTAGGAATAAAAGCAATAAACAATTTTAAATAAATATCAATGCTAACGAAAAATCGTTTGTAATAAATTACTAATACAGACAGGATTGCGCCAATTTGTATGCCTATTTCAAATGTGTTTTCAAAGTCTTTATCCTTTATTTCCATTAATGATCCTGCCAGAATCATGTGACCTGTTGAGGATACGGGTAAGAATTCAGTTAATCCTTCTATGATGCCAAGAATAATGGCTTGAATTAAATCCATAATTTATTTATTTGAGGCAAAAATAGATTTTATTTTTTTATATCCTTTGTGAATTCAATTATCAAATGCTATCCTGCACCATTGAAATATTGGAATAAAAGGATTAAAACAAACAATTGCGGTAAAAAACCTTATAAAAAAACTGCCAAAAACTTTATTTATTACCTCTAATCGGCAGAGAACCCTTAACTAATGGCTTTTCAACTGTTAATTTAACAAAAATAAAAATTAACGCATTAGGTACATTTTTCCAAAACCCTTTTGAAAAAACTTGTCAGCCTCCGTGGAATTATGTTCAATGGCTGATCCGTCTATCCTTGTAATAACTCTGTAAAGGTAAACTCCGTTTGCAAGTAAATCTCCGAACTCATCTCTTCCATTCCAGGCAAATTCAGTAATGTTCCTGCCAATATGAATAGGACCTAATTCATCCTTATGTATTTCCCTTACAATTTTTCCGGAAACCGTCATAATTTGAATTTTAAAATGAGATGGAATTGTGGAGCCAGTAAGTGTGAAAACGAAACGTGTAGAGGTAGAAAACGGATTTGGAAAATTCAAAACCTCGGTAATGGTGGATTTATTTATGACTTCAAAACTAATAACATAGTCAAAATCCCCGGATTTATTATCTGACCTATCGCTTGCCTTTATCCTTAACTCGTATTTACCATCTTTAGTAAATTGAGGCTGAAGTTCTATTTTGCAACTATTTTTAGGGAGAATAGCTGGTACAAATCTCATTGGTTCTTGTCCTGGTGCTTCAAAATACAATCTTTTTTGTTCCGATTCAGGATCTGTAAGATAAATGGCAAAGCTTGAGGTATCATTAAGTGCAAGGAATCTGTTTTCATCCTTTAACTGAACAACAATAAAGGGTTTGGCAGAAACAATATCACCATTAAGAATATGCACTCCATCGAAAGTAACATCAAGCATAGGATTGATTTTATCCCTGCCAACAAAAAAGCCTAATTGAGCCTTGTTGTTGAAATGGTATTGCTCTAATTGCCAATTTTCATCTTTAGGATTTATTTCTACCCAAAGGTTGTTGTAACCGGGAAATCCAATAGTTGAAAGCTCTATTGAGGTTATCAATATGCTGTCTGCAGGAAGATGAGCTAATTTTTTATATTCTAAAGGAAGAATATTGCGTGATATATCTTCCACCCAGTAATTCACATTAATGCTGTCCATATCAACATTACTTATATTTTGAATTGCTATTCTGAATTTAATCTTATCTCCCTCCTCAATTGTATCGGCATGAAAATAAAAATTTCTGGAAGCATTTAAGGCCGCTTCTGGAATTTCGTCAAAAAGCAATTGCCATCGCTTAAACTGGGCAGGTGTACTGGTTACCTCATCCCTTAAATTCGCTTTTAACCTTAAATAGGGATAAGAAGCCGCATCAATATTTAAATTGTAAATGTCTGTGTTCGTATTGTCAACATTCATCAACAGAGTTTCATTCCCATAAATATCAATCCCGGAAATATCAACACTAACATCATCGTTGGATGGCATTTCAAGACTTTGCTGTCTCCAATGAAATGAATGCCATTCCTTTGCCGGTCCTGCCACTACGGAACTAAGCCCTCCGGAAGGCAAATTGCGTTCAATATCTGTAGTAAGATTAATCGAACTGAATTTATTGCTTCCAATAACCGTTTTGGCAGAAGCTATAAGGCCTTTTTGAACAAAAAAGATGAAAGGAAGACTATCTGAATTGGTTAACAAGGAAGCATCGGCACCTAAATTTTGAAATGCGGAATGAACATTTGCATTCCATTGAGTACACATGGGATTAAAAACTGAATAGGCAAGTATGTAATGCCCATTAGGAACCGAATTTTCAATCATATCCACCATTGCATCCATTTGACTGGTTACAGAAGGATAAAAGATAAAATATTTACTGTCTCTACAACCCGGACCCGGATTCACATTATATTGAGGTTTTTCGATTGTTGACCAGGATTCAAGGGTAAGTGGATCAATAACCGCAATATGAATAGCAGGTGCCCAACCGCAAGAGGCGTAATCTTGGGTTTCAGCATCAATTTTAAACATCACAGAATATGTTTCTTCTATAGTTGAAGCATTGCCCCTGTTTGAACAAATGAGCTGTTTGAAAAAACTTTGAAACTGGAACTCACGCTGAATTCTGTTATAACCAATAAAATTAAAATCATTGTTTTTAAACTGGAAAAAGTGGGCCTGCCCCCAGCCTGACTTATCTTTGATATACTGAAAGGAACTTTCTCTCCACCTTAGGTCCAAAGCAGGTTCTATTAATGGACTTGCCCTCCAGAAATAAACCATACTATCTGGCATGTTTTTCAATAAATTTGGCGACCAGTGCAACACCCCTCCACTGTGTGTTATTTCAGCTTTCTCTTTAATTGGGCTGTTGAACAAATCTGTAGTATCAACTTCTAAAATATATTTTTTTGATTGAGCAAAAGCATTTGCTGTATTTGCCTTTAAGGTTATGCCTTGATTGGGAACAATTGAGTAATGATAAGGATAAACAGGGAGAATATCAGAGGAGGAAATTTGCAGACTCAAGGTTGTTTTATTGTTTATTTCGCTGATTTCATCAATTAATAAGGTATTGTCTGCAAAAACTGAAAAAATATTTTCCCCGGGTCCCTTTTCATTCTCAACAGGAAGTCGAAAAACCAAAGTGTCCTTATAATTTATTCCATATTTTAAGGCTAATTCTTTCTTTATAGAGCCATCCGGAAATTTTCTTGCTAATTCAATTGAAAAAAAATTATTAAAAGCACGACCTGTATTTGTTAAAATTACATTTACATCAAAAGAATCTATTTCTGTTGTAACATTTGATGGTGTAAAAAAAACATTTTGCTTGCTCACCACTACATCCGGTTTTTTGTATGAATTAATTGAAAGGGCAGGGTCTCCATGCAATGTCATTTGAAGGCATAAAGTTTTATTCATATAATTGTTTGCAACCTGGATTTCTTTTACTG from Bacteroidota bacterium includes these protein-coding regions:
- a CDS encoding undecaprenyl-diphosphate phosphatase; translated protein: MDLIQAIILGIIEGLTEFLPVSSTGHMILAGSLMEIKDKDFENTFEIGIQIGAILSVLVIYYKRFFVSIDIYLKLFIAFIPTAIIGLLAYKFIKAYLFNSIVVSIALIAGGILLVLLDKWSDKEESLYTDTDAVSYKGAVQIGFFQCLAMIPGVSRSAATIFGGVSAGFNRKQAAEFSFLLAIPTMFAATGYDLFKTGFQMTSHQWNLMFVGAAVAFVCAIIAVKAFVALLTKYGFKHFGYYRIVIGIVFLVFAIYTGIKL